The proteins below are encoded in one region of Anguilla anguilla isolate fAngAng1 chromosome 3, fAngAng1.pri, whole genome shotgun sequence:
- the ppargc1b gene encoding peroxisome proliferator-activated receptor gamma coactivator 1-beta gives MADCASLLDEELSSFVFNYLTENSGSQYGEEEVSSDHLDTDFPDIDLSQLYASDFDSVNCLSELPWCNDQSDASPASIQYSTGDPEFLEIEEEENAALLAALTDSLDEMVEDEVGGLSVFPSLGEGPDDEDEEENEEEEEEEDLPLGSELFPGSLNPETEDPSLLKKLLLSPPNVPVSIETHKEGGTHRHSNRSQYLKPLRPLVKCERTQERKPRAVRPAGRPCTELHRHLTTTADAEDTPPADTEDESDSEEDDDDEEEEEEEGDESASEDESSAAAAAVAAAAGAPQFSSEKELRSVVELITYMHTYCLPTRKQAGWDRRDRECQGFARRARPEAPPSRPRPAPACHRAAAPRPRPAFARRREVKGHSLLRELLETVDSFDVSKPYRLHSPPYSRCGGAGAQEGRGEPAPRPGKPELKDSGPTGLRDGGAPGAGPDGPKAAREPEAGDTTFSVRRSRRLASFPGRFSKRSRAGAAEHVSWRHGAEVETARRHPAEEAAHGRTPYKADDRKTAAAEPPWSLNEKRACLCLPLTPKATGDTQFANKAFEQTLSVELCGTAGLTPPTTPPHKPAEDELFKPEGKGESPPKGFWASRAPASRKLPEQTELYAQLRRMGQASEREAKGAARRAFGDHDYCLQGLGESRKRPAPSCGEEEEEEEEDEEEEEGSWAGGCLSEEKLFSKLPDYLCGQGGGTASPRSASPQALSPRNTEESAGCSPRPSSPNLHAPCTSCCLPHSSSSKLSFSCENLGTCYGDKLRSKVNEDCRVFYIHNLPSGVTQAMLRRRFQAFGEPDDCKIITKNDERCGVITFLGPPSGQGLRRRRDPPAQNARSSPRRFCRKRYIDLDEAGPGPVKSKYDALDFDTLLKEAQRSLHR, from the exons tatggggaggaggaggtcaGTTCTGACCATCTGGATACTGACTTCCCCGACATCGACCTCTCTCAGCTGTACGCCAGTGATTTTGATTCCGTCAACTGTCTCAGCGAGCTCCCTTGGTGCAATGACCAATCAGACGCCTCCCCTGCCTCCATCCAGTACAGCACAGGAGACCCTGAGTTCTTAGAG atagaagaggaagaaaatgcaGCACTGCTGGCTGCACTTACAGACAGCCTGGACGAGATGGTGGAGGACGAGGTGGGGGGTCTGTCTGTGTTCCCCTCGCTGGGGGAGGGTCctgatgatgaggatgaggaggagaatgaggaggaggaggaggaggaagacctCCCCCTGGGAAGTGAGCTCTTTCCAGGGTCCCTCAATCCAGAGACAGAAGACCCGTCTCTA CTGAAAAAGCTCCTGCTGTCCCCCCCAAACGTGCCTGTGAGCATTGAAACGCACAAAGAGGGCGGCACGCATCGCCATAGCAACAGGAGCCAGTACCTTAAGCCGCTGAGACCTTTGGTTAAG tgcgaGCGCACGCAGGAGCGCAAGCCCCGCGCGGTCAGGCCGGCGGGCCGCCCCTGCACAGAGCTCCACCGTCACCTGACCACCACGGCGGACGCCGAGGACACGCCCCCCGCCGACACCGAGGACGAGAGCGACTcggaggaggacgacgacgacgaggaggaggaggaagaggaaggggacgAGTCGGCCAGCGAGGACGAGAGctcggcagcggcggcggcggtggcggcggcggcgggcgcgcCTCAGTTCTCCTCGGAGAAGGAGCTCCGCTCGGTGGTGGAGCTCATcacgtacatgcacacgtacTGCCTGCCCACCCGCAAGCAGGCCGGCTGGGACCGCAGGGACCGCGAGTGCCAGGGCTTCGCCCGGCGGGCCAGGcccgaggccccgccctcccggccccgccccgcccccgcctgcCACAGggccgccgccccccgcccccgcccggcCTTCGCGCGCAGACGCGAGGTCAAAGGGCACTCTCTCCTCCGGGAGCTGCTGGAGACGGTCGACTCGTTCGACGTCAGCAAGCCTTACAGGCTCCACAGCCCCCCGTACTCCcgctgcgggggggcgggggcccaggaggggcggggggagccGGCGCCCCGCCCGGGCAAACCGGAGCTCAAAGACTCCGGCCCGACGGGCCTGCGGGACGGCGGGGCCCCGGGGGCGGGCCCCGACGGACCCAAAGCGGCCAGAGAGCCGGAGGCGGGGGACACCACCTTCTCGGTGCGCCGCTCGCGCCGCCTGGCGTCCTTCCCCGGCCGCTTCTCCAAGAGGAGCCGGGCGGGGGCGGCGGAGCACGTCTCCTGGCGACACGGCGCGGAGGTGGAGACCGCCCGGCGTCACCCAGCGGAGGAGGCGGCCCACGGCAGGACGCCCTACAAGGCCGACGACCGGAAGACGGCAGCGGCCGAGCCGCCCTGGAGCCTCAACG AGAAACGTGCCTGCCTCTGTCTGCCGCTGACTCCCAAAGCAACAGG AGACACACAGTTTGCCAACAAGGCCTTTGAGCAGACGCTCAGCGTGGAGCTGTGTGGCACAGCAG GGCTGActcctcccaccacccccccgcacaAGCCCGCCGAGGACGAGCTCTTCAAGccggaggggaagggggaatcCCCCCCCAAGGGTTTCTGGGCGTCTCGGGCGCCGGCCTcccggaagcttccggagcAGACGGAGCTGTACGCCCAGCTGCGGCGGATGGGCCAGGCGAGCGAGCGGGAGGCGAAGGGCGCGGCACGCCGGGCGTTCGGGGACCACGACTACTGCCTGCAGGGCCTGGGGGAGAGCCGCAAGAGACCCGCCCCCTCctgcggggaggaggaggaggaggaggaggaggacgaggaggaggaggaggggagctgGGCGGGCGGCTGCCTGAGCGAGGAGAAGCTCTTCTCCAAGCTCCCGGATTACCTGTGCGGCCAGGGGGGCGGGACGGCGTCCCCCCGCTCCGCGTCGCCCCAAGCCTTATCGCCCCGCAACACGGAGGAGAGCGCAGGGTGCTCCCCGCGGCCCTCCTCCCCGAACCTCCACGCCCCCTGCACGTCCTGCTGTCTGCCCCACTCCTCCAGCAGCAAGCTCAGTTTCAG CTGTGAGAACCTGGGGACCTGCTACGGGGACAAGCTGAGGAGTAAAGTTAAC GAGGACTGCCGCGTGTTCTACATCCACAACCTGCCGAGCGGCGTCACCCAGGCGATGCTGCGCAGACGCTTCCAGGCCTTCGGCGAGCCGGACGACTGCAAGATCATCACTAAGAACGA CGAGCGCTGTGGCGTCATCACCTTCCTCgggccccctagtggccaggggCTGCGGCGCAGGCGGGACCCACCCGCGCAGAATGCCCGGAGTAGCCCGCGGCGGTTCTGCAGGAAGCGCTACATAGACCTGG ACGAGGCAGGTCCAGGCCCGGTGAAGAGCAAGTACGACGCCCTGGATTTCGACACCCTCCTGAAGGAGGCGCAGAGGAGCCTGCATCGCTGA